One Methylobacterium oryzae DNA window includes the following coding sequences:
- a CDS encoding acyclic terpene utilization AtuA family protein: MRTVRLGAGAGYAGDRIEPAVELAERGDLDYLVFECLAERTIALAQQAKLRDPEGGYDPLLEARLRAVLGPCRARGIRIVTNMGAANPVAAARKAGALAREMGLAGLRIAAVTGDDLLDAVRAGDFVLEESGEPVAGLGNRVVSANAYLGAAPIVAALADGADVVITGRVGDPALFLAPLVHAFGWAMNDWERLGRGTLAGHLLECAGQITGGYFADPGCKDVPDLARLGFPIGIVAEDGTVEITKVAGSGGRISLATCKEQLLYEVHDPARYIQPDVVGDFSEIEMEQVGPDRVRVRGATGAPATGLLKVSVGYVDSYIGEGQISYAGPGALARGRLALSVVRERLALTGVATTELRCDLIGVDALHGAALSGGREPYEVRLRVAGRTDTHAEAVRIGNEVETLYTNGPAGGGGAWKSAREVVAVQSVLVPAALARPRVHVVEA; this comes from the coding sequence ATGAGAACCGTCCGCCTCGGCGCCGGCGCCGGCTATGCCGGAGACCGCATCGAGCCCGCCGTCGAACTCGCCGAGCGCGGCGACCTCGACTACCTCGTGTTCGAGTGCCTCGCCGAGCGCACCATCGCGCTGGCGCAGCAGGCGAAGCTGCGCGACCCCGAGGGCGGCTACGATCCGCTGCTGGAGGCGCGCCTGCGGGCCGTGCTCGGGCCGTGCCGGGCCCGCGGCATCCGCATCGTCACCAACATGGGCGCCGCCAACCCGGTCGCCGCCGCCCGGAAGGCCGGGGCGCTCGCGCGGGAGATGGGCCTCGCCGGCCTGCGGATCGCCGCGGTGACCGGCGACGACCTGCTCGACGCGGTGCGGGCGGGCGACTTCGTCCTGGAGGAGAGCGGCGAGCCGGTCGCCGGCCTCGGCAACCGCGTCGTCTCGGCGAACGCCTATCTCGGCGCGGCGCCGATCGTGGCCGCCCTCGCGGACGGCGCCGACGTGGTCATCACCGGCCGCGTCGGCGACCCGGCCCTGTTCCTGGCCCCCCTGGTGCACGCCTTCGGCTGGGCGATGAACGACTGGGAGCGCCTGGGCCGCGGCACCCTCGCGGGCCACCTCCTCGAATGCGCCGGCCAGATCACCGGCGGCTACTTCGCCGATCCGGGCTGCAAGGACGTACCGGACCTCGCGCGCCTCGGCTTCCCCATCGGGATCGTGGCCGAGGACGGCACGGTCGAGATCACGAAGGTCGCGGGCTCGGGCGGCCGGATCAGCCTCGCCACCTGCAAGGAGCAGCTGCTCTACGAGGTGCACGACCCGGCGCGCTACATCCAGCCGGATGTGGTCGGCGACTTCTCCGAGATCGAGATGGAGCAGGTCGGCCCCGACCGCGTCCGGGTGCGCGGCGCGACGGGCGCGCCGGCGACGGGCCTCCTGAAGGTCTCGGTCGGGTACGTGGATTCCTATATCGGCGAGGGGCAGATCTCCTACGCCGGGCCCGGCGCCCTGGCCCGCGGCCGGCTCGCCCTGTCGGTGGTGCGCGAGCGCCTCGCCCTCACCGGCGTGGCGACGACCGAGCTGCGCTGCGACCTGATCGGCGTCGACGCGCTCCACGGCGCGGCGCTGTCGGGCGGGCGGGAGCCCTACGAGGTCCGCCTGCGGGTCGCCGGGCGGACCGATACCCACGCCGAGGCCGTGCGGATCGGCAACGAGGTCGAGACGCTCTACACCAACGGCCCGGCCGGCGGCGGCGGCGCCTGGAAATCGGCCCGCGAGGTGGTGGCGGTGCAGTCGGTCCTCGTCCCGGCCGCCCTCGCCCGGCCGCGCGTGCACGTCGTTGAAGCCTGA
- a CDS encoding CitMHS family transporter has product MLALLGLCTIALLLAAILTKRMSPLVALIVIPVAAALIGGFGFDTGKFVLAGLQSLAGVVGMFVFAILFFGIVSDAGMLDPIIDRILARVGTRPTRIVPGTTLLALLIHLDGSGAVTFLITIPAMLPLYDRVGIDRRVLACAASMAAGVNFLPWTGPMIRASAALKLPIPEIFSPLVPVQAVGLVFIFAASYWLGLREERRLALVPGATGSAGAAPGPATTARTLSDAERALRRPDRFWINIVLTAAVLGTMVFLAEKVPPALMFMLGTALALVINYPQVDAQRQRVDAHARAAILMASILLAAGVFTGIMQGTGMLRAMAQTAVTFVPPEMGRHIPFGLGLVSMPLSMLFDPDSFYFGVLPVVAEVAHQLGVPPVQVAQGALLGQMTTGFPVSPLTPATFLVCGLTGIDLADHQRFTFPFLLAASVVMTLACVVFGVFPI; this is encoded by the coding sequence ATGCTGGCCCTGCTCGGCCTGTGCACGATCGCGCTGCTGCTCGCCGCCATCCTGACCAAGCGGATGTCGCCCCTCGTGGCGCTGATCGTCATCCCGGTCGCGGCCGCCCTGATCGGCGGGTTCGGATTCGACACCGGCAAGTTCGTCCTCGCCGGCCTGCAGAGCCTCGCGGGCGTCGTCGGCATGTTCGTGTTCGCGATCCTGTTCTTCGGCATCGTCAGCGATGCCGGGATGCTCGACCCGATCATCGACCGGATCCTCGCCCGGGTCGGCACCCGCCCCACCCGGATCGTGCCCGGCACCACCCTGCTGGCGCTGCTGATCCACCTCGACGGGTCGGGCGCGGTGACGTTCCTGATCACCATCCCGGCGATGCTGCCGCTCTACGACCGCGTCGGCATCGACCGGCGCGTCCTGGCCTGCGCCGCCTCGATGGCGGCGGGGGTGAATTTCCTGCCCTGGACCGGGCCGATGATCCGCGCCTCCGCGGCCCTCAAGCTGCCGATCCCCGAGATCTTCTCGCCCCTCGTGCCGGTACAGGCGGTCGGGCTCGTCTTCATCTTCGCCGCCTCGTACTGGCTCGGCCTGCGGGAGGAGCGCCGTCTGGCCCTCGTCCCCGGGGCGACGGGGTCCGCGGGGGCCGCGCCCGGCCCGGCCACGACCGCCCGGACCCTCAGCGACGCGGAGCGGGCCCTGCGCCGGCCCGACCGCTTCTGGATCAACATCGTCCTCACGGCCGCGGTCCTCGGGACGATGGTGTTCCTGGCCGAGAAGGTGCCGCCGGCGCTGATGTTCATGCTCGGCACGGCGCTCGCGCTGGTCATCAACTACCCGCAGGTCGACGCCCAGCGGCAGCGCGTCGACGCGCACGCCAGGGCCGCGATCCTGATGGCCTCGATCCTCCTCGCCGCCGGCGTGTTCACCGGGATCATGCAGGGCACCGGCATGCTCAGGGCCATGGCCCAGACGGCCGTCACCTTCGTGCCTCCCGAGATGGGGCGCCACATCCCGTTCGGGCTCGGCCTCGTGTCGATGCCCCTGTCGATGCTGTTCGACCCGGACTCGTTCTACTTCGGCGTCCTGCCGGTGGTGGCGGAGGTGGCCCACCAGCTCGGCGTCCCGCCGGTCCAGGTCGCCCAGGGGGCGCTGCTCGGCCAGATGACGACGGGCTTCCCCGTCAGCCCGCTGACGCCCGCGACCTTCCTGGTCTGCGGCCTGACCGGGATCGACCTCGCCGACCACCAGAGATTCACCTTCCCGTTCCTGCTGGCGGCCTCGGTGGTGATGACCCTCGCCTGCGTCGTCTTCGGCGTCTTCCCCATCTGA
- a CDS encoding LysR family transcriptional regulator: MDLSLRQVRAFVSVVQVGSFTRAAALLNLSQPALTVQVQRLEEMLDGRLLDRTSRTVAPTRLGRELLPVFERVLRDLDAVVVDTRDLAARRHGVVRVATLPSFAASVLSDAIVRFRAEHPAVTFRIKDVIAQRVLDLVRDEEADLGIVGGDVRDPEIGVLHRTRDALHVIYPADHPIGALPRVTIAALAEHPLILMDPATSVRAVVDRAFVGSGRLPRVACEATYMMTAVSMVRAGLGLTILPGAAREIRAEPLLRSRPIDDPLFERPVCLIKKAGRTMPPAAEAFCRLVADRLADPGGTAAGAAPGP; the protein is encoded by the coding sequence ATGGATCTCAGCCTGCGGCAAGTCCGGGCCTTCGTGTCCGTCGTCCAGGTCGGCAGCTTCACCCGCGCGGCCGCCCTGCTGAACCTGTCGCAGCCCGCCCTGACGGTTCAGGTCCAGCGCCTGGAGGAGATGCTCGACGGGCGGCTCCTCGACCGGACCAGCCGCACCGTCGCGCCGACGCGGCTCGGCCGCGAGCTGCTGCCCGTGTTCGAGCGGGTGCTGCGCGACCTCGACGCCGTGGTGGTCGACACCCGCGACCTCGCGGCACGGCGCCACGGGGTCGTGCGCGTCGCGACGCTGCCGTCCTTCGCGGCGAGCGTGCTGTCCGACGCGATCGTCCGCTTCCGCGCCGAGCACCCCGCCGTGACGTTTCGGATCAAGGACGTCATCGCGCAGCGGGTGCTCGACCTCGTGCGCGACGAGGAGGCGGATCTCGGCATCGTCGGCGGCGACGTCCGCGATCCGGAGATCGGCGTCCTGCACCGGACGCGCGACGCCCTGCACGTGATCTATCCCGCCGATCACCCGATCGGCGCGCTGCCCCGGGTCACGATCGCGGCGCTCGCCGAGCACCCCCTGATCCTGATGGACCCGGCCACGAGCGTGCGGGCGGTGGTCGACCGCGCCTTCGTCGGCTCGGGCCGCCTGCCCCGCGTGGCCTGCGAGGCCACCTACATGATGACCGCTGTCAGCATGGTCCGGGCCGGCCTCGGCCTGACGATCCTCCCGGGCGCGGCGCGGGAGATCCGGGCCGAGCCCCTGCTCCGTTCGCGGCCGATCGACGACCCGCTGTTCGAGCGTCCGGTCTGCCTGATCAAGAAGGCCGGGCGGACGATGCCGCCTGCGGCCGAGGCGTTCTGCCGGTTGGTGGCGGACCGGCTCGCGGATCCGGGCGGGACGGCCGCCGGCGCCGCGCCGGGCCCCTGA
- a CDS encoding amidohydrolase, with the protein MCVACDWAPHFQAFGGGRAVNRRAVLRSGAAITATALALDLVPTGARAEPGSGRAAAAGPADVVFHNGPVYTVAGPAPWAEAVAVRGNTIVHVGDAAGALALAGPATQVVDLQGRLLMPGFVEGHTHPFLGAFLTSGVDLQRENLAQVLAAIESYAKAHPTGPIRGFGWRVDMFPPEGPNRAELDAILPDRPAFFFAIDGHSLWANSKALAMAGVDRDTPDPIPRFSYYARDQKGDPTGYVLEVNAVLGLVNAVEPISVAAMGSLLEGWLPKAAAAGITTVFDAGVPPVGSDQAAIIALYVEAEKRGTLPFRVSASYSVKSLPIDDTVEQFNAVRRQVSGELVHVDIVKIVGDGSQGGYTAWLIEPYADMPDSTGGSPFTEAQWHDLVGAVDAAGFDVHVHACGERTARVALDAIEKAVANNPARDRRHAIAHLVYVEDSDAPRFARLGVTAQFSANWSSADPDTLQNMMARYGARRASRMYRTRTILKQGGRVSFGTDWPAAGYVSTYEPLTSIQVGVTRQLVGRPDAPVLSPADERLTVAEAIHANTMGAAYQLRMDDRIGSVEVGKRADLIVLDRNILTIDPHEIHRTKVALTMMDGVVRHRA; encoded by the coding sequence ATGTGCGTCGCGTGTGACTGGGCGCCCCATTTCCAGGCCTTCGGGGGCGGGCGCGCCGTCAATCGGCGCGCGGTGCTGCGGTCGGGCGCGGCCATCACCGCGACGGCGCTCGCGCTGGACCTCGTCCCGACGGGCGCCCGCGCCGAACCGGGGAGCGGCCGCGCGGCCGCCGCGGGGCCCGCCGACGTCGTGTTCCACAACGGCCCCGTCTACACGGTGGCGGGGCCGGCCCCCTGGGCCGAGGCGGTCGCGGTGCGCGGCAACACCATCGTCCATGTCGGTGACGCGGCCGGCGCGCTGGCGCTGGCCGGCCCGGCCACGCAGGTGGTGGATCTCCAGGGCCGGCTGCTGATGCCCGGCTTCGTCGAGGGCCACACCCACCCCTTCCTCGGCGCGTTCCTGACGTCCGGGGTCGACCTGCAGCGCGAGAACCTCGCCCAGGTCCTCGCGGCCATCGAGTCCTACGCGAAGGCGCATCCGACCGGGCCGATCCGCGGCTTCGGGTGGCGCGTCGACATGTTTCCCCCGGAGGGCCCCAACCGGGCCGAACTCGACGCCATCCTGCCGGACCGGCCGGCCTTCTTCTTCGCCATCGACGGGCACAGCCTGTGGGCCAATTCCAAGGCGCTGGCGATGGCCGGCGTCGACCGGGACACGCCCGACCCGATCCCGCGCTTCAGCTACTACGCGCGCGACCAGAAGGGCGACCCCACCGGCTACGTGCTCGAGGTCAACGCGGTCCTCGGGCTGGTCAACGCCGTGGAACCCATCAGCGTCGCCGCCATGGGCAGCCTGCTGGAGGGCTGGCTGCCCAAGGCCGCGGCCGCCGGCATCACCACGGTCTTCGACGCGGGCGTCCCGCCCGTCGGCAGCGATCAGGCCGCCATCATCGCGCTCTACGTGGAGGCCGAGAAGCGCGGCACGCTGCCGTTCCGCGTCTCCGCCTCCTACTCGGTGAAGTCGCTGCCGATCGACGACACGGTCGAGCAGTTCAACGCCGTGCGTCGGCAGGTCTCCGGCGAGCTCGTGCACGTCGACATCGTGAAGATCGTCGGCGACGGCTCGCAGGGCGGCTACACGGCGTGGCTGATCGAGCCCTACGCCGACATGCCCGACTCGACCGGAGGGTCGCCCTTCACCGAGGCGCAGTGGCACGACCTCGTCGGCGCGGTCGACGCGGCGGGCTTCGACGTCCACGTCCACGCCTGCGGCGAGCGGACCGCCCGCGTCGCCCTCGACGCCATCGAGAAGGCCGTGGCGAACAACCCGGCCCGCGACCGGCGGCACGCCATCGCCCACTTGGTCTATGTCGAGGACAGCGACGCGCCCCGCTTCGCCCGGCTCGGCGTGACCGCGCAGTTCTCGGCCAACTGGTCTTCGGCCGATCCCGACACGCTGCAGAACATGATGGCGCGCTACGGCGCGCGTCGCGCCAGCCGGATGTACCGGACCAGGACGATCCTGAAGCAGGGCGGGCGGGTCTCCTTCGGCACGGACTGGCCGGCGGCCGGCTACGTCTCGACCTACGAGCCCCTCACGTCGATCCAGGTCGGCGTGACGCGGCAGCTGGTCGGCCGGCCGGACGCGCCCGTGCTGAGCCCCGCCGACGAGCGCCTGACGGTCGCGGAGGCGATCCACGCCAACACGATGGGCGCCGCCTACCAGCTCCGCATGGACGACAGGATCGGGTCGGTGGAGGTGGGCAAGCGCGCCGACCTGATCGTCCTCGACCGCAACATCCTGACGATCGATCCGCACGAGATCCACCGGACCAAGGTCGCCCTGACCATGATGGACGGCGTCGTGCGGCACCGGGCCTGA
- a CDS encoding methyl-accepting chemotaxis protein: MKAWFAKLSIQHRLVGALGLLIVCLLLVGGVGLHAVGDLAEDQIRLGNGTLPSVRYAGELRGNVIDVRVSVVNHILYPEAAHMRAEEAALAKKTEAVAAAMRNYAPLIDGPKERALFDVFDREWKSYLAAIPAVLEYSRTGRKDLALRESLVGVRPHIKAASQALEEIVALNNASGETAIAQGAAAASGAKRLMLAIGAIALVLATALGALIVRSIAASVRAVLEPMRRLAAGDLAVAIPHQGERNEIGQIADAVQVFKDSGIEARRLAALQAEADAAKMRRAELLDRITRGFEREAGALTDELTAAATEMEATAASMTEIAAQTNTLAASVSVAAEQTSGNVQQVASATEEMAASVQEISGQVTHSVEIAASAIARAQETGTIIRELSDSANRIGAAAGLISGVASQTNLLALNATIEAARAGEAGRGFAVVAAEVKTLAEQTARATQEISARIGAIQSATRGAVEAVHGVSRTIDDMSGIATHIASAIEEQGAATREIARNVQAAAHGTRQVTGHIGSVREGAGETGSAATQVLDAARTLAVRSDGLSRAVRSFLDEVRAA, encoded by the coding sequence ATGAAAGCTTGGTTCGCGAAACTCTCGATCCAGCACCGGCTGGTCGGAGCACTCGGGCTGCTCATCGTCTGTCTGCTCCTCGTCGGCGGCGTGGGCCTGCACGCCGTCGGCGATCTCGCCGAGGACCAGATCCGCCTCGGCAACGGCACCCTGCCCAGCGTGCGCTACGCCGGCGAGCTGCGCGGCAACGTGATCGACGTGCGCGTCAGCGTCGTGAACCACATCCTCTATCCCGAGGCCGCCCACATGCGGGCCGAGGAGGCGGCCCTGGCGAAGAAGACGGAGGCGGTGGCCGCCGCGATGCGCAACTACGCGCCGCTGATCGACGGTCCGAAGGAGCGCGCGCTCTTCGACGTGTTCGACCGGGAATGGAAGAGCTACCTAGCGGCGATCCCGGCCGTGCTGGAATACTCGCGGACGGGCCGCAAGGATCTGGCGCTGCGCGAGAGCTTGGTCGGCGTCCGCCCCCACATCAAGGCGGCCTCCCAGGCGCTCGAGGAGATCGTGGCGCTCAACAACGCCAGCGGCGAGACGGCGATCGCCCAGGGAGCGGCCGCCGCCTCCGGCGCGAAGCGGCTCATGCTGGCGATCGGCGCCATCGCCCTCGTGCTCGCGACCGCGCTCGGCGCGCTGATCGTGCGGAGCATCGCCGCCAGTGTCCGCGCCGTGCTGGAACCGATGCGGCGGCTGGCGGCCGGGGACCTCGCGGTCGCGATCCCGCACCAGGGGGAGCGGAACGAGATCGGCCAGATCGCCGACGCCGTGCAGGTCTTCAAGGATTCGGGGATCGAGGCGCGGCGGCTGGCCGCCCTTCAGGCCGAGGCCGACGCCGCCAAGATGCGCCGCGCCGAGCTGCTCGACCGCATCACCCGCGGTTTCGAGCGGGAGGCCGGGGCGCTCACGGACGAGCTGACCGCCGCCGCCACCGAGATGGAGGCGACCGCCGCCTCGATGACCGAGATCGCCGCGCAGACCAACACCCTCGCGGCGAGCGTCTCGGTCGCCGCCGAGCAGACCTCCGGTAACGTCCAGCAGGTCGCGAGCGCGACCGAGGAGATGGCGGCCTCCGTGCAGGAGATCAGCGGGCAGGTGACCCATTCGGTGGAGATCGCCGCCTCGGCCATCGCCCGCGCGCAGGAGACCGGCACCATCATCCGGGAGCTGTCCGACAGCGCCAACCGGATCGGCGCGGCCGCCGGCCTGATCTCGGGCGTGGCGAGCCAGACCAACCTCCTCGCCCTCAACGCCACCATCGAGGCGGCGCGCGCCGGCGAGGCCGGCCGCGGCTTCGCGGTGGTGGCCGCCGAGGTCAAGACGCTGGCCGAGCAGACGGCCCGGGCGACCCAGGAGATCTCCGCCCGGATCGGCGCGATCCAGTCCGCCACGCGGGGCGCGGTGGAGGCGGTCCACGGCGTGAGCCGCACGATCGACGACATGTCGGGCATCGCCACCCACATCGCCTCGGCGATCGAGGAGCAGGGCGCGGCCACGCGCGAGATCGCGCGGAACGTCCAGGCGGCCGCGCACGGGACCCGGCAGGTCACGGGCCATATCGGATCGGTGCGCGAGGGGGCCGGCGAGACCGGATCGGCCGCGACGCAGGTTCTTGACGCCGCGCGCACCCTCGCGGTCCGGTCCGACGGGCTCAGCCGGGCCGTCCGCAGCTTCCTGGACGAGGTCCGGGCCGCCTAG
- a CDS encoding bifunctional helix-turn-helix transcriptional regulator/GNAT family N-acetyltransferase, with protein sequence MPADILDELGPLFLGSRLKRLADRFQADAARILRDEGLGIQPAQFPLLAAIDRYGPLTIGDAAAALGVSQPAATRTAASLVALGLLEEARSDADLRQKALSLSGAGKALMARAKDALWPRVDRAVASLCAGLSGPLLDQVAALERRLDAVPFAARIRQDGAAGDAATGLTIRDYTDALADRFRDINAEWIEAMFALEENDRRILSDPRGEILDRGGLILFVESADLGIVGTCALMRTEAGCYELTKMAVSARARGRKAGEHLLRAVLARAAAMEIETLYLLTNTKCAAAVHLYEKVGFRHDPEIMDRFGRRYARCNVAMRYPL encoded by the coding sequence ATGCCGGCAGACATCCTCGACGAACTCGGGCCGCTGTTCCTGGGCAGCCGCCTCAAGCGCCTCGCCGACCGCTTCCAGGCCGACGCCGCCCGGATCCTGCGGGACGAGGGGCTCGGCATCCAGCCGGCCCAGTTCCCGCTCCTCGCCGCCATCGACCGCTACGGACCGCTGACCATCGGCGACGCCGCCGCCGCCCTCGGCGTCAGCCAGCCGGCGGCCACGCGCACGGCGGCGAGCCTCGTCGCGCTCGGCTTGCTCGAAGAGGCGCGGTCGGACGCGGACCTTCGCCAGAAGGCGCTGTCGCTCAGCGGTGCGGGCAAGGCCCTGATGGCGCGCGCCAAGGACGCGCTCTGGCCGCGCGTCGACAGGGCCGTCGCGAGCCTGTGTGCCGGCCTGTCGGGCCCCCTACTGGACCAGGTCGCCGCCCTGGAGCGCAGGCTCGACGCCGTCCCGTTCGCGGCCCGCATCCGCCAGGACGGCGCGGCCGGCGACGCCGCGACGGGCCTGACGATCCGGGACTACACGGACGCGCTGGCGGACCGCTTCCGCGACATCAACGCCGAGTGGATCGAGGCGATGTTCGCGCTGGAGGAGAACGACCGCCGGATCCTGTCCGATCCCCGCGGCGAGATCCTGGACCGCGGCGGGCTCATCCTGTTCGTTGAGTCGGCGGATCTCGGGATCGTCGGCACCTGCGCGCTGATGCGGACGGAGGCGGGCTGCTACGAGCTGACCAAGATGGCCGTGTCCGCGCGGGCCCGGGGCCGCAAGGCCGGCGAGCACCTGCTGCGGGCGGTGCTGGCCCGCGCCGCGGCCATGGAGATCGAGACGCTCTACCTGCTGACCAACACCAAGTGCGCGGCCGCCGTGCACCTGTACGAGAAGGTCGGGTTCCGGCACGACCCGGAGATCATGGACCGGTTCGGCCGGCGCTATGCCCGCTGCAACGTGGCCATGCGCTATCCCCTGTGA
- a CDS encoding helix-turn-helix domain-containing protein produces the protein MNVVPRSLFTTDALPERDRFAAWRALFAAHDLDADPHGFSGRIETTLIGPMALRVMSAAPQGPARSRSRIRRDGQDGFVLHLSRHAYSVETERGVAEVPAGAVSLNDLSQPYRRSRVPETDSLILAVPRASIATVLPDEDAMHGLILTGGAGRLLADHIRSLAAHSGAITATDAAPIAQATLHMVAACARPSLEGAARAAAPLEAARLRAAKRFIRGQLDTPPRIDAIARALGISRSQLYRLFEPEGGVARYRARQRLAAVRAALDNPLEPRSIGAIGEAYGFGSGAQLSRAFRETYGLTPRDYRVSRSGG, from the coding sequence GTGAACGTCGTACCCCGTTCCCTCTTCACGACGGATGCCCTGCCGGAGCGCGACCGCTTCGCCGCGTGGCGCGCGCTGTTCGCAGCCCACGACCTCGATGCCGATCCGCACGGCTTCTCGGGCCGGATCGAGACGACGCTGATCGGCCCGATGGCCCTGCGCGTCATGAGCGCCGCACCGCAGGGGCCGGCCCGATCCCGCTCCCGGATCCGGCGCGACGGTCAGGACGGGTTCGTCCTGCACCTCAGCCGGCACGCCTACAGCGTCGAGACCGAACGGGGCGTGGCGGAGGTTCCGGCGGGCGCGGTCAGCCTCAACGACCTGTCGCAGCCGTACCGCCGCAGCCGGGTGCCGGAGACGGACTCGCTGATCCTGGCCGTCCCGCGCGCCTCCATCGCCACCGTGCTGCCGGACGAGGACGCGATGCACGGACTGATCCTGACCGGCGGCGCGGGCCGCCTGCTCGCCGACCATATCCGGAGCCTGGCCGCGCATAGCGGCGCGATCACCGCGACCGACGCCGCCCCGATCGCGCAGGCCACGCTCCACATGGTCGCGGCCTGCGCGCGCCCGAGCCTGGAGGGAGCGGCCCGCGCGGCCGCGCCGCTCGAGGCCGCCCGGCTCAGGGCCGCGAAGCGGTTCATCCGCGGCCAGCTCGACACGCCGCCCCGGATCGACGCGATCGCGCGGGCGCTCGGCATATCGCGCTCCCAGCTCTACCGCCTGTTCGAGCCGGAAGGTGGGGTGGCGCGTTACCGCGCGCGGCAGCGCCTCGCGGCCGTGCGGGCCGCCCTCGACAATCCGCTGGAGCCGCGGTCGATCGGCGCGATCGGGGAGGCCTACGGCTTCGGGAGCGGCGCCCAGCTCAGTCGCGCGTTCCGGGAGACCTACGGCCTGACCCCGCGCGACTACCGGGTCTCGCGCAGCGGCGGCTGA